In Euphorbia lathyris chromosome 9, ddEupLath1.1, whole genome shotgun sequence, the following are encoded in one genomic region:
- the LOC136206057 gene encoding auxin transporter-like protein 2, with the protein MLGQKQAEEAIVVSNLTETEHDGNQQDKDEDHSMFSVKSFLWHGGSVWDAWFSCASNQVAQVLLTLPYSFSQLGMVSGIVFQVFYGLIGSWTAYLISVLYIEYRSRKEKENVNFKNHVIQWFEVLDGLLGPYWKALGLAFNCTFLLFGSVIQLIGCASNIYYINDHLDKRTWTYIFGACCATTVFIPSFHNYRIWSFLGLGMTTYTAWYLTVAALVHGQVDGVTHSGPKKLVLYFTGATNILYTFGGHAVTVEIMHAMWKPQKFKYIYLMATIYVFTLTLPSASAVYWAFGDELLNHSNCFSLLPKNGFRDAAVVLMLIHQFITFGFACTPLYFVWEKVIGMHDTKSICLRALARLPVVIPIWFLAIIFPFFGPINSAVGALLVSFTVYIIPALAHMLTYRKSSARQNAAEKPPFFIPSWTGMYVINAFIVIWIFVVGFGFGGWASVTNFVRQVDTFGLFAKCYQCKPPPPATASPPTHH; encoded by the exons ATGTTGGGTCAGAAGCAAGCAGAAGAAGCAATAGTCGTCTCCAACTTGACCGAGACAGAGCACGATGGAAATCAACAAGACAAAGATGAAGATCACTCCATGTTTAGTGTCAAGAGTTTCCTCTGGCACGGCGGCTCCGTCTGGGATGCCTGGTTTAGCTGCGCTTCTAATCAA GTAGCTCAAGTACTATTGACACTGCCTTATTCTTTTTCTCAACTGGGTATGGTGTCAGGGATTGTATTCCAAGTATTCTACGGACTTATTGGAAGCTGGACTGCTTATCTTATCAGTGTACTCTACATTGAGTACAGAAGCCGAAAGGAGAAAGAGAACGTTAACTTCAAAAACCATGTCATACAG TGGTTTGAAGTGCTTGATGGGTTACTGGGTCCATACTGGAAAGCTCTAGGACTTGCTTTCAACTGTACTTTCCTTCTGTTTGGATCTGTAATTCAGCTTATTGGTTGTGCCAG TAACATATATTACATCAATGACCATCTGGACAAGAGGACATGGACATACATTTTTGGAGCTTGCTGTGCTACAACTGTTTTCATACCCTCTTTCCATAACTACCGTATTTGGTCTTTTCTTGGTCTGGGTATGACCACTTACACTGCCTGGTATTTAACCGTAGCTGCTCTTGTTCATGGCCAG GTGGACGGAGTAACACACTCGGGTCCAAAAAAGCTAGTGCTATACTTCACCGGAGCCACCAATATCCTCTACACATTCGGAGGACATGCTGTTACTGT GGAAATTATGCATGCCATGTGGAAGCCACAGAAGTTCAAGTACATATATTTGATGGCTACAATTTATGTATTCACTCTAACACTTCCGTCAGCCTCGGCCGTGTACTGGGCTTTCGGCGATGAGCTGCTCAATCACTCAAATTGCTTCTCGCTTTTGCCTAAGAATGGGTTCCGTGACGCAGCTGTTGTTTTAATGCTTATTCACCAG TTTATAACATTTGGGTTCGCATGCACACCACTGTACTTCGTGTGGGAGAAGGTGATTGGAATGCACGATACAAAGAGCATATGTCTAAGAGCTCTTGCTAGGCTGCCAGTAGTCATACCAATATGGTTTTTGGCTATTATTTTCCCATTTTTTGGGCCTATTAACTCAGCCGTAGGAGCTCTTCTCGTCAGCTTCACTGTTTACATTATCCCAGCTTTAGCCCATATGCTTACCTACAGGAAATCTTCCGCCAGACAG AATGCAGCAGAGAAACCTCCATTCTTTATTCCAAGCTGGACAGGGATGTATGTAATAAATGCATTTATAGTGATATGGATTTTTGTTGTTGGTTTTGGGTTCGGAGGATGGGCAAGCGTCACCAATTTTGTCAGGCAAGTTGACACTTTTGGCCTCTTCGCCAAATGCTACCAATGTAAACCTCCACCTCCGGCCACCGCATCACCTCCTACTCATCACTGA